One window from the genome of Haladaptatus paucihalophilus DX253 encodes:
- a CDS encoding dihydroneopterin aldolase family protein, with amino-acid sequence MTPSERERACFEAGVEVGALYHQFVGTPVGPETTTSLERAIEDAGENRPDCGSITVDIRDDELLDAIEHDNGYTALDGSLLAVEMTVRRGETTVDATIGTADDDSLLRIVDIESDHR; translated from the coding sequence GTGACTCCTTCAGAGCGTGAGCGAGCCTGTTTCGAGGCGGGTGTGGAAGTCGGAGCGTTGTATCACCAGTTCGTCGGGACGCCGGTCGGTCCGGAAACCACCACGTCGCTCGAACGAGCCATCGAGGACGCCGGTGAGAACCGACCGGATTGCGGGTCGATTACGGTCGATATCCGCGACGACGAGCTGCTGGACGCCATCGAACACGACAACGGGTACACCGCGCTGGACGGCTCCCTGCTAGCGGTCGAGATGACGGTCCGTCGCGGGGAGACGACCGTCGATGCGACCATCGGGACGGCGGACGACGATTCGCTGCTGCGCATCGTCGATATCGAATCCGATCATCGGTAA
- a CDS encoding helix-turn-helix domain-containing protein produces MPHTKLIVTIPEETWIHGVSTAHPDIEFTVVATLAGETTGIALLECTASNGSEVLVDIERREDVTDLDLLWTHDDELLLQVETEAPVLLTPVWRTGVLPQTPFVVRDGEVTWELTTTSGRLSRLGDRLADAEIRFDIEYVRTFGTDFASHLLTDRQRQLVLAAFERGYYATPRTATLTEVAESVGISKATASDTLHRAEGRIIDWFIGEHVTNHSGADRPLD; encoded by the coding sequence ATGCCACACACCAAACTCATCGTAACGATACCGGAAGAGACGTGGATACACGGCGTTTCGACCGCACACCCGGACATCGAATTTACGGTCGTCGCCACGCTCGCGGGGGAGACGACGGGTATCGCCCTCCTCGAATGCACCGCTTCCAACGGGTCCGAGGTACTCGTCGATATCGAGCGGCGGGAGGACGTAACCGACCTCGACCTGCTCTGGACGCACGACGACGAACTGTTGTTGCAGGTCGAAACGGAAGCCCCCGTGCTTCTGACGCCGGTGTGGCGGACGGGTGTGCTTCCGCAAACGCCGTTCGTGGTTCGGGACGGCGAGGTCACGTGGGAACTGACGACGACTTCCGGTCGGTTGTCCCGCCTCGGCGACCGTCTCGCTGACGCCGAGATTCGGTTCGACATCGAATACGTCCGCACCTTCGGCACCGACTTTGCGAGCCATCTCCTCACCGACCGACAGCGACAACTCGTCCTCGCCGCCTTCGAACGCGGCTATTACGCGACGCCGCGAACGGCGACGCTCACCGAGGTCGCCGAATCGGTCGGCATCTCGAAAGCGACCGCGAGCGACACCCTCCACCGCGCGGAGGGACGCATCATCGACTGGTTCATCGGCGAACACGTCACGAATCACAGCGGGGCCGATCGGCCTCTCGACTAG
- a CDS encoding heme-copper oxidase family protein, whose translation MQKRIDPFLTMASLYLSVGLLALLGRLTTGMGLTETLPRLRWLLIHFVTIGAMTQALFGLLPSLLASVGATESRPTNASRWRQWLLLNVGFPTLLVGMAAGSTTTAVVGGSFVLLALVSLTVTVFRLSSRPRGRLGRFYRTAPWFLVVGVSMAFGMLLDVHGPGGYFGSIEAHVHANVWGFLALVAAGTLLHLVPALDGTTLRYPTLVPVTYWGLTLGAIGLVSGPWLAFHALTFGGLSVYVVGTVALLVNVVGTRRASGCRPDARIGHVLGAYLWLVVPVPFAPLVLLFPTVVPGAPIETAAINGLVFGWMLQLAMAFLPVAAASTDGRPWSFDLEAAAERAISPSWVELGSLNVGMVAIWLTALPPFSGIADALTLGGFSLVALAWGVFLRELWTALVADSGRGGNVSERPRSTGESAAD comes from the coding sequence ATGCAAAAACGAATCGATCCGTTCCTCACGATGGCGAGTCTCTATCTCTCCGTCGGCCTTCTGGCGTTGCTCGGACGGCTGACGACGGGGATGGGACTCACCGAAACACTTCCCAGACTCCGGTGGCTGTTGATTCACTTCGTCACCATCGGCGCGATGACACAGGCGCTGTTCGGACTCCTCCCGTCGCTGCTCGCGTCGGTCGGGGCCACGGAATCGCGCCCGACGAACGCCTCGCGCTGGCGTCAGTGGCTGCTGTTGAACGTCGGATTTCCGACCCTCCTCGTCGGGATGGCGGCCGGTTCGACGACAACCGCCGTCGTCGGCGGGAGTTTCGTGCTGCTCGCGCTGGTCTCGCTCACGGTCACGGTATTCCGCCTTTCGTCCCGTCCGCGCGGTCGGCTGGGGCGGTTCTACCGGACGGCTCCGTGGTTCCTCGTCGTCGGCGTCTCCATGGCGTTCGGGATGTTGCTCGACGTTCACGGCCCGGGCGGCTACTTCGGCTCCATCGAGGCGCACGTCCACGCGAACGTGTGGGGCTTTCTCGCTCTCGTCGCCGCCGGGACCCTGTTACACCTCGTCCCCGCGCTGGACGGCACGACCCTCCGCTATCCGACGCTCGTTCCCGTCACCTACTGGGGGCTGACGCTCGGCGCAATCGGTCTCGTCTCCGGTCCGTGGCTGGCGTTCCACGCCCTGACGTTCGGCGGCTTGTCGGTGTACGTCGTCGGGACCGTCGCGCTCCTCGTGAACGTCGTCGGCACGAGACGGGCGAGCGGGTGCCGCCCGGACGCTCGCATCGGCCACGTGCTCGGGGCGTACCTCTGGCTCGTCGTCCCGGTCCCGTTCGCGCCGCTGGTGCTGTTGTTTCCGACCGTCGTCCCGGGTGCCCCCATCGAAACCGCCGCCATCAACGGATTGGTGTTCGGGTGGATGCTCCAGTTGGCGATGGCGTTCCTTCCGGTCGCCGCCGCCTCGACCGACGGGCGACCGTGGTCCTTCGACCTCGAAGCGGCGGCCGAACGGGCGATTTCTCCGTCGTGGGTCGAACTCGGCAGCCTGAACGTCGGGATGGTTGCCATCTGGCTGACCGCGCTGCCGCCGTTTTCGGGTATCGCCGACGCGCTCACGCTCGGCGGGTTCTCGCTCGTCGCGCTCGCGTGGGGCGTCTTCCTCCGAGAACTGTGGACGGCGCTGGTCGCCGATTCCGGGCGCGGCGGAAACGTGTCCGAGCGTCCTCGCTCGACGGGGGAGTCCGCCGCCGATTGA
- a CDS encoding redox-regulated ATPase YchF: MISIALAGKPNAGKSTFYKAATMADVDVANYPFTTIDANRGVSYVRTDCPCLERDERCGNDNCHDGKRYVPIELLDVAGLVPGAHEGRGLGNQFLDALTNADAIVNVVDASGGTNEEGEPVEVGSYDPVEEVDFIEEEMDQWLTGIIDRNWEGVVRQSRSPGFDIDEALADMLTGFGATEHDVTASLRGLEYPSDPQKWTDEHREELARDIRARTKPIILVANKADVAPEENIERLRETGKMVIPATAEGELALRQGVEAGVVDYDPGDDDFEVVGDLSDQQRAGLERIRDVMQEWGGTGVQGSLDAAAYDLLDRITAYPVQNESKWTDGQGNVLPDAFLLQRGSTPRDLAYAVHSDIGDGYLHAVNAKTKRDISDDYELEEGDVIKIVSTAK; encoded by the coding sequence ATGATTTCTATCGCGCTGGCGGGCAAACCGAACGCCGGGAAGTCCACCTTCTACAAGGCCGCCACGATGGCCGACGTGGACGTGGCGAACTACCCGTTCACGACCATCGACGCGAATCGCGGCGTGAGCTACGTCCGCACCGACTGCCCCTGTCTCGAACGCGACGAGCGCTGTGGCAACGACAACTGTCACGACGGCAAGCGCTACGTTCCCATCGAACTGCTAGACGTGGCCGGACTCGTGCCGGGGGCACACGAGGGCAGGGGACTGGGCAACCAGTTCCTCGACGCGCTGACCAACGCCGACGCCATCGTCAACGTCGTGGACGCCTCCGGGGGGACGAACGAGGAGGGTGAACCCGTCGAAGTCGGGAGCTACGACCCGGTGGAGGAGGTCGATTTCATCGAGGAGGAGATGGACCAGTGGCTGACCGGCATCATCGACCGCAACTGGGAGGGCGTGGTGCGCCAATCGCGCTCGCCCGGGTTCGACATCGACGAGGCACTGGCGGACATGCTGACGGGGTTCGGCGCGACGGAACACGACGTGACGGCGAGCCTCCGCGGCTTGGAGTACCCGAGCGACCCGCAGAAGTGGACGGACGAGCACCGCGAGGAACTGGCCCGCGACATCCGCGCGCGGACCAAGCCCATCATCCTCGTGGCGAACAAGGCCGACGTCGCGCCCGAGGAGAACATCGAGCGACTCCGCGAGACGGGGAAGATGGTCATCCCCGCGACGGCGGAGGGCGAACTCGCGCTCCGGCAGGGTGTGGAGGCGGGCGTCGTGGATTACGACCCCGGGGACGACGACTTCGAGGTGGTCGGCGACCTGAGCGACCAACAGCGGGCCGGACTCGAACGAATCCGCGACGTCATGCAGGAGTGGGGCGGCACGGGCGTCCAGGGAAGTCTCGACGCCGCCGCCTACGACCTGCTCGACCGTATCACGGCCTATCCCGTTCAGAACGAATCGAAGTGGACGGACGGACAGGGCAACGTCCTCCCCGATGCCTTCCTCCTGCAGCGCGGTTCGACGCCCCGCGACCTCGCCTACGCGGTCCACAGCGACATCGGCGACGGCTACCTCCACGCGGTGAACGCCAAAACGAAGCGCGACATCAGCGACGACTACGAACTCGAAGAGGGCGACGTGATAAAGATAGTCAGCACGGCGAAGTAG
- a CDS encoding dodecin domain-containing protein, with amino-acid sequence MAAVNVIEVLGISAVSWEDAAKEAFENAATPL; translated from the coding sequence ATGGCAGCGGTGAACGTCATCGAAGTGCTCGGAATCTCGGCGGTGTCGTGGGAGGACGCGGCCAAAGAAGCGTTTGAGAACGCGGCTACTCCACTTTAA
- a CDS encoding deoxyhypusine synthase — MSDESHEHVVPGSEEELDSEDVAGYDFRGDFDFFDMLSSYETTGFQATHLSEAIELIRAMREEGAEIYLTFTSNIVSSGLRETLAYLAREDLVDVMITTSGSITEDVIKTEKPFKMGEWDVDEAEMREQGINRLGNIFVPSDRYVWLESYLNDFFEDFFAEEKIRTPMEFSRELGETLDDEDSILSNAADNDIPIFCPALTDAEVGNFLYYYRQGYDSDIGIEIVDDYDSLIEQGLLADKTGLIVLGGGVPKHHAIMTNLFRGGADYAVYVSTGMEGDGSLSGAPPHEAVSWGKIKQEAKNYVQVEAEATLVVPMLVAGGFKVE, encoded by the coding sequence ATGAGCGACGAAAGTCACGAACACGTCGTCCCCGGAAGCGAGGAGGAACTCGATTCCGAGGACGTTGCGGGCTACGATTTCAGGGGCGATTTCGACTTCTTCGACATGCTGTCGTCGTACGAGACGACCGGGTTTCAGGCGACCCACCTCTCCGAGGCGATCGAACTGATTCGCGCGATGCGCGAGGAGGGCGCGGAGATATACCTCACCTTCACCTCGAACATCGTTTCTTCGGGGCTTCGGGAGACGCTCGCCTACCTCGCCCGCGAGGACCTCGTGGACGTGATGATAACCACCTCCGGGTCGATAACGGAGGATGTCATCAAGACCGAAAAGCCGTTCAAGATGGGCGAGTGGGACGTGGACGAGGCCGAGATGCGCGAGCAGGGCATCAACCGCCTCGGCAACATCTTCGTCCCCTCCGACCGCTACGTCTGGTTGGAGTCCTACCTCAACGACTTCTTCGAGGACTTCTTCGCCGAGGAGAAAATCCGCACGCCGATGGAGTTCTCCCGCGAACTCGGCGAGACGCTGGACGACGAGGATTCCATCCTCTCGAACGCCGCGGACAACGACATCCCCATCTTCTGTCCCGCCCTGACCGACGCGGAGGTCGGCAACTTCCTCTACTACTACCGACAGGGATACGACTCGGACATCGGCATCGAAATCGTGGACGACTACGACAGCCTCATCGAGCAGGGACTGCTCGCGGACAAGACGGGCCTCATCGTCCTCGGCGGCGGCGTCCCCAAGCACCACGCCATCATGACCAACCTCTTCCGCGGCGGCGCGGACTACGCCGTCTACGTCTCGACCGGCATGGAGGGCGACGGGTCGCTCTCCGGTGCCCCGCCGCACGAGGCCGTCTCGTGGGGTAAAATCAAACAGGAGGCGAAAAACTACGTGCAGGTCGAGGCCGAAGCGACGCTGGTGGTTCCCATGCTGGTCGCGGGCGGGTTTAAAGTGGAGTAG
- a CDS encoding GNAT family N-acetyltransferase — MEFSEKLEFGHEDRRRIYEYVERHGRANANEVQDSLRIDPSGFRHHVAILRRDGYLSEDEDILSVALETGAEEEFDVDDVEFIIRPARQEDLSGIIGAIRQVAQEGSYIVAETVADEIDHQEALLRHNDLESRMFFVATVNDEVVGWVHLNAPELDKLSHTAELTVGVLDEYQGHGIGSHLLERGLEWAGANGYEKVYQSAPSTNQNAIDFLEAHGWETEAVRKNHYKIDGEYVDEVMMAVKL; from the coding sequence ATGGAGTTCTCCGAGAAACTGGAGTTCGGCCACGAGGACCGCCGACGAATTTACGAGTACGTCGAACGCCACGGACGGGCGAACGCGAACGAGGTGCAGGACTCGCTCCGCATCGACCCGAGCGGGTTCCGTCATCACGTCGCCATCCTTCGTCGGGATGGCTACCTCTCGGAGGACGAGGACATACTCTCCGTCGCGCTGGAAACCGGCGCGGAAGAGGAGTTCGACGTGGACGACGTGGAGTTCATCATCCGCCCCGCGCGGCAGGAGGACCTCTCCGGCATCATCGGCGCGATTCGACAGGTCGCCCAGGAGGGGTCGTACATCGTCGCGGAAACGGTCGCCGACGAAATCGACCATCAGGAGGCCTTACTCCGGCACAACGACCTCGAATCCCGGATGTTCTTCGTCGCAACCGTCAACGACGAAGTGGTCGGGTGGGTCCACCTCAACGCGCCCGAACTCGATAAACTCAGCCACACCGCCGAGTTGACCGTCGGCGTGCTGGACGAGTATCAGGGCCACGGCATCGGCAGCCACCTCCTCGAACGCGGACTGGAGTGGGCGGGCGCGAACGGCTACGAAAAAGTGTACCAGAGCGCGCCCTCGACCAACCAGAACGCCATCGACTTCCTCGAAGCCCACGGCTGGGAAACCGAGGCCGTGCGGAAGAACCACTACAAGATAGACGGCGAGTACGTGGACGAAGTGATGATGGCCGTGAAACTGTAA
- a CDS encoding DUF2267 domain-containing protein, with protein MDYSDFIGQVQHRLQLGKQGQAVRAIRATLTTLGERLQEGEAKDLAGPLPMEIDWYLLQAESGQRFHFDEFVDRVAERETIDRQKSLFHAQGVMSLVEEVVPEGEFEQIRGQLPAEYDPLFELVGNENAFD; from the coding sequence ATGGATTACAGCGATTTCATCGGACAGGTACAGCATCGACTCCAGTTGGGTAAACAGGGACAGGCGGTGCGAGCGATTCGGGCCACGCTGACGACGCTCGGCGAGCGATTGCAGGAAGGCGAAGCCAAAGACCTCGCGGGGCCGCTCCCGATGGAGATAGACTGGTATCTCCTGCAGGCGGAGTCCGGCCAGCGGTTCCACTTCGACGAGTTCGTCGACCGCGTCGCCGAGCGCGAGACCATCGACCGACAGAAATCGCTCTTTCACGCGCAGGGCGTGATGTCGCTCGTCGAAGAGGTCGTTCCCGAAGGCGAATTCGAACAGATTCGCGGGCAACTGCCCGCGGAGTACGACCCGCTCTTCGAACTCGTCGGAAACGAAAACGCGTTCGACTAA
- a CDS encoding FAD-dependent monooxygenase, with product MSEEYEHYEAVVVGAGPGGAAAAATLARNGIETLVLERGVEAGSKNVSGGLIYAEESAPYTIDSLFPDFREEAAERPITDYHIHNVAGDKVKSFDITRLHDHDTEWCDAVLRREMDSWLADRVHEMTHETGGGLLTGVRVNGLLRERGKIVGVTCDELDPIKADFIVAADGVNSELARQAGLMNWDEPDEWFQGVKAVIDMPEDVIDERFDVGPNTGAAHLFSGDLFDGVRGGGFLYTNEETLSIGSVFHLDSLVAEEAEPHQLLDNLLTHPLLAQWLNGQYDEVEYSAKLVPDSKKVAHPAPHRGRLVLVGDAGGQMQAQGPIIKGMNHAVTAGALAAEAFAESRMRGNPEKAGRLYEKKLEDEGVMGKLRPTQYRATRGVAENDRVSELVDGVLSSSLGRAVLSSGVMSGQLERLYSSPYLSSMIPDTRTPYVTLPTVIAEELGTEITDENEVEPKSLADRIGDLTYDTDVGNPHIRLRDNSYEASGAAVSACPVSAKDFGGGCYREETVRENGNEEKIVSLDTQPCVECGTCALVADTEWEHPRGGKGVEFREG from the coding sequence ATGAGTGAGGAATACGAACATTACGAAGCCGTCGTGGTCGGTGCCGGTCCCGGCGGGGCCGCCGCCGCCGCGACGCTCGCACGCAACGGAATCGAAACGCTCGTCCTCGAACGCGGTGTCGAGGCCGGGTCGAAGAACGTCTCGGGCGGCCTCATCTACGCCGAGGAGTCGGCCCCCTACACCATCGACTCGCTGTTCCCCGACTTCCGCGAGGAGGCGGCGGAACGGCCGATTACGGACTACCACATCCACAACGTGGCGGGCGACAAGGTGAAATCGTTCGACATCACCCGACTCCACGACCACGACACGGAGTGGTGTGACGCGGTTCTCCGGCGCGAGATGGACTCGTGGCTGGCCGACCGAGTTCACGAGATGACCCACGAGACGGGCGGCGGATTGCTGACCGGCGTCCGGGTGAACGGCCTGCTCCGCGAGCGGGGCAAAATCGTCGGCGTCACGTGCGACGAACTCGACCCCATCAAAGCCGACTTCATCGTCGCGGCGGACGGCGTGAACAGCGAACTCGCCCGGCAAGCGGGACTGATGAACTGGGACGAACCGGACGAGTGGTTCCAAGGCGTCAAGGCCGTCATCGACATGCCCGAGGACGTCATCGACGAGCGGTTCGACGTCGGTCCGAACACGGGCGCGGCACATCTCTTCTCGGGCGACCTGTTTGACGGCGTTCGGGGAGGCGGCTTCCTCTACACGAACGAGGAGACGCTCTCCATCGGGTCCGTCTTCCACCTCGACAGCCTCGTCGCGGAGGAGGCGGAACCGCACCAACTGCTCGACAACCTGCTCACGCACCCGCTGCTCGCCCAGTGGTTGAACGGCCAGTACGACGAAGTGGAGTACTCCGCGAAACTCGTTCCCGATTCGAAGAAGGTAGCACATCCGGCACCGCACCGCGGGCGACTCGTCCTCGTCGGCGACGCTGGCGGGCAGATGCAGGCGCAAGGCCCCATCATCAAGGGCATGAACCACGCCGTGACCGCCGGGGCGCTCGCCGCCGAGGCCTTCGCTGAATCGCGGATGCGCGGCAACCCCGAGAAGGCCGGACGTCTCTACGAGAAGAAACTCGAAGACGAGGGCGTGATGGGCAAGCTCCGTCCGACCCAGTACCGGGCGACGCGCGGCGTCGCCGAGAACGACCGGGTGAGCGAACTCGTGGACGGCGTGCTCTCCTCGTCGCTCGGCCGCGCGGTGCTCAGTTCCGGCGTGATGTCGGGGCAACTCGAACGCCTGTACAGTTCGCCGTATCTCTCCTCGATGATTCCCGACACGCGGACGCCGTACGTCACGCTGCCGACGGTCATCGCGGAGGAGTTGGGAACCGAAATCACGGACGAAAACGAGGTCGAACCTAAGAGCCTCGCCGACCGCATCGGCGACCTGACCTACGACACCGACGTGGGCAACCCGCACATCAGACTGCGCGACAACTCTTACGAGGCCAGTGGTGCGGCGGTGTCGGCCTGTCCGGTCAGCGCGAAGGACTTCGGCGGCGGCTGTTACCGCGAGGAGACGGTCCGGGAGAACGGCAACGAGGAAAAGATCGTCAGCCTCGACACGCAACCCTGCGTCGAGTGCGGGACGTGTGCGCTCGTCGCCGATACAGAATGGGAACACCCGCGCGGCGGCAAGGGCGTCGAGTTCCGAGAGGGATAA
- a CDS encoding electron transfer flavoprotein subunit alpha/FixB family protein, whose product MTDTDPGDRTVEEIEDDVRTIEDPGALSDLLTAEEEGKDRKTAKEAIQARINEVREATDGGEDTVDADEGDGTGDADDAETEGEYEATEEDVQDPDEGEATLDKKHVRALENGVYQDMWVYCETQGGELLDVSKEMLGKARELMDGYAEDYGDEERVVAVLVGDDMEELAEECITLGADVAVYHDDERLARFRHKPYTEIVADMARTKADWKDYDKPRYFLFPATNNGRDLSAQVQGELDSGLASDCSGLTITDELISNPVKTGEPGEKVEFERILHMQRPDFSGFEYSTILCIDNPDREFHPQGCSVIPGSFDAMAPDGDREGEVIAHDIDLPDDWFRVAVTEWDTLDTGVDLTGREVIVAIGRGIGDDPTKGIELAVDLVDAFDDADLGLSRGIVTASYNVEGHVERYVTEERQIGETGQIVQPPLYIAAGISGAIQHKVGMDESETIVAINTDRESDIRDFSDFFIEGDLFDVLPRLTDAIEAGELDAVVAEDDD is encoded by the coding sequence ATGACCGACACCGACCCCGGCGACCGAACCGTCGAGGAGATAGAAGACGACGTACGCACCATCGAAGACCCCGGCGCGCTGTCCGACCTCCTCACGGCCGAGGAGGAAGGAAAGGACCGCAAGACGGCCAAAGAAGCGATTCAGGCGCGAATCAACGAGGTGCGGGAAGCGACCGACGGCGGCGAGGATACGGTCGATGCGGACGAGGGCGATGGTACGGGCGACGCGGACGACGCAGAAACCGAGGGTGAGTACGAGGCGACGGAAGAAGACGTTCAAGACCCGGACGAAGGGGAGGCGACTCTCGACAAGAAACACGTCCGGGCGCTCGAAAACGGCGTCTACCAGGACATGTGGGTGTACTGCGAGACGCAGGGCGGCGAACTTCTCGACGTGTCCAAGGAGATGCTCGGCAAAGCGCGCGAGCTGATGGACGGCTACGCCGAGGACTACGGTGACGAAGAACGGGTCGTCGCAGTCCTCGTCGGCGACGACATGGAAGAACTCGCAGAGGAGTGTATCACCCTCGGCGCGGACGTGGCGGTCTATCACGACGACGAACGATTAGCACGGTTCCGCCACAAGCCGTACACCGAAATCGTGGCGGACATGGCGCGAACGAAGGCCGACTGGAAGGACTACGACAAGCCGCGATACTTCCTCTTCCCGGCGACGAACAACGGGCGCGACCTCTCGGCGCAGGTACAGGGCGAACTCGACTCCGGGCTGGCGAGCGACTGTTCCGGCCTGACCATCACGGACGAACTCATCTCGAACCCGGTGAAGACCGGCGAACCCGGCGAGAAGGTGGAGTTCGAGCGCATTCTCCACATGCAACGCCCGGACTTCTCCGGCTTCGAGTACTCGACTATCCTCTGTATCGACAACCCGGACCGGGAGTTCCACCCGCAGGGCTGTTCGGTGATTCCGGGCAGCTTCGACGCGATGGCACCCGACGGGGACCGGGAAGGCGAGGTCATCGCACACGACATCGACCTCCCGGACGACTGGTTCCGCGTGGCGGTCACCGAGTGGGACACGCTGGACACCGGCGTCGATTTGACCGGACGAGAGGTCATCGTCGCCATCGGTCGCGGCATCGGCGACGACCCGACGAAGGGTATCGAACTCGCGGTGGACCTCGTGGACGCTTTCGACGACGCGGACCTCGGGCTGTCCCGCGGCATCGTGACGGCCTCCTACAACGTCGAGGGACACGTCGAACGGTACGTCACCGAGGAGCGCCAAATCGGCGAGACGGGACAGATAGTCCAGCCGCCGCTCTACATCGCGGCGGGTATCAGCGGCGCGATTCAGCACAAGGTGGGGATGGACGAGTCGGAAACCATTGTCGCCATCAACACCGACCGGGAGTCGGACATCCGGGACTTCAGCGACTTCTTCATCGAGGGCGACCTGTTCGACGTGCTTCCCCGCCTGACGGACGCGATAGAGGCGGGCGAACTGGATGCGGTCGTAGCGGAGGACGATGACTGA
- a CDS encoding polymer-forming cytoskeletal protein, translating into MPLRSDPLDELSIPDGTTVEEHDLVTDGDIIVGAQTSGAFGVHGNNVIAGERATFGGHIEAESDCRLDLWCDVNGDVLVGQDAYLGERVHVTGQLMVSGDLDIGDDVQIDEGFEANGWIVIRNPMPTVVFLFVYLSQLLRLGEEEAAQGIIDEMVDESEAEPVTIPRSGHVSDDAWRVSTPATVGDDCRLHGNIRAEEITVGAGNEVFGSLRARGDIVVGERTRIHGDVTTRSGTVVLEDGAEVLGDVSCTDLEFHENATADGTMRARGEMTMVRADTRKSTDEERAKSENTDEDASEAVETTHRDRSGSDGPAPQA; encoded by the coding sequence GTGCCGCTCCGTTCCGACCCACTGGATGAACTCTCGATTCCCGACGGGACGACCGTCGAAGAACACGACCTCGTGACCGACGGGGACATCATCGTCGGTGCACAGACGAGCGGCGCGTTCGGCGTTCACGGGAACAACGTCATCGCGGGCGAACGGGCGACTTTCGGCGGACACATCGAGGCCGAATCGGACTGCCGCCTCGACCTCTGGTGCGACGTGAATGGCGACGTGCTCGTCGGACAGGACGCCTATTTGGGCGAGCGCGTCCACGTCACGGGGCAACTGATGGTCAGCGGCGACCTCGACATCGGCGACGACGTACAGATCGACGAAGGCTTCGAAGCCAACGGGTGGATCGTCATCCGCAACCCGATGCCGACCGTCGTCTTCCTCTTCGTCTACCTCTCACAGCTTCTCCGACTCGGCGAGGAGGAAGCCGCCCAAGGCATCATCGACGAGATGGTGGACGAGAGCGAGGCGGAACCGGTGACGATTCCCCGAAGCGGCCACGTCAGCGACGACGCGTGGCGCGTCTCGACGCCCGCGACGGTCGGCGACGACTGTCGCCTTCACGGCAACATCCGGGCGGAGGAGATTACGGTCGGTGCGGGCAACGAGGTCTTCGGGAGCCTTCGAGCGCGCGGCGACATCGTGGTCGGCGAGCGAACGCGGATTCACGGCGACGTGACGACCCGCAGCGGGACCGTCGTCCTCGAAGACGGTGCGGAGGTGCTCGGCGACGTCTCGTGTACCGACCTCGAATTCCACGAGAACGCGACCGCCGACGGGACCATGCGCGCCCGCGGCGAGATGACGATGGTGCGAGCCGACACGCGAAAATCGACCGACGAGGAGAGGGCGAAATCCGAGAATACCGACGAGGACGCTTCGGAAGCGGTCGAGACGACGCATCGGGACCGAAGCGGGTCCGACGGCCCGGCCCCACAAGCCTGA
- a CDS encoding mechanosensitive ion channel family protein, translating into MAADWQVLLQQEYRIVLALLILIAGGIAGYLLGRLNMRILKAAGLPEVVEGTPFERTARSLGTTTVSLIARLTSWFIYGVTILLALNTAELPLSTQLFWQIILFTPQLFVAALVFIVGFVVADKAELLVSERLRSVKLPEVNVIPRIVKYSIVYIASLIALSQIGIAVLTLLVLFGAYDLAAIVFGAVAFWDLLRSSAAGIYLLLNQPYGIGDEIRVAGNQGIVQEVDMFVTHIENDGEEFIIPNHLVFRKGAVRLRN; encoded by the coding sequence ATGGCGGCGGACTGGCAGGTACTCCTCCAACAGGAGTACCGCATCGTCCTCGCACTCCTCATCCTCATCGCGGGCGGCATCGCGGGATATCTGCTCGGCCGGTTGAACATGCGCATCCTCAAGGCCGCCGGCCTCCCCGAGGTCGTCGAGGGAACGCCGTTCGAACGCACCGCCCGAAGCCTCGGAACCACGACGGTCTCGCTCATCGCGCGTCTCACCTCGTGGTTCATCTACGGCGTCACGATTCTCCTCGCGCTCAACACGGCCGAACTGCCGCTGAGCACGCAACTGTTCTGGCAGATCATCCTCTTTACACCGCAGTTGTTCGTCGCGGCGCTCGTGTTCATCGTCGGGTTCGTCGTCGCGGACAAGGCGGAACTGCTGGTGAGCGAACGCCTCCGGAGCGTCAAGCTCCCGGAAGTCAACGTCATCCCCCGAATCGTCAAATACAGCATCGTCTACATCGCGTCGCTCATCGCGCTGAGCCAAATCGGTATCGCGGTGCTCACGTTGCTGGTGCTGTTCGGCGCGTACGACCTCGCCGCCATCGTCTTCGGCGCGGTCGCGTTCTGGGACTTGCTCCGCTCCTCGGCGGCGGGCATCTACCTCCTGCTCAACCAACCGTACGGCATCGGGGACGAGATTCGCGTCGCGGGCAATCAAGGAATCGTCCAGGAGGTGGATATGTTCGTCACGCACATCGAGAACGACGGCGAGGAGTTCATCATCCCGAACCATCTCGTCTTCCGGAAGGGCGCGGTTCGGCTCCGGAACTAG